Within Ipomoea triloba cultivar NCNSP0323 chromosome 9, ASM357664v1, the genomic segment gttgttttttttttctcattgtaTAATATTCCATTGCAATGCAATTTACAGATTAAAACGATATTAGCTATCTTATTATTACGTTACCATCTCAATATCAATTATACAATTCCTTAATTGTAATCATTATCCAGTTCGTCCTTCGTGTTAGACTTTGGACGTAAAAGCACATTATTTGTTATTAAACTATTTATAGATGTTTattcatttttcttatttaaataacgatcaaataattatcaaatcatTCCAAAATAGTAATTAAGCATTCAAATCAAAGAAAGTTtcgattaataattaattgtcgTAAAACAAAAGAGTAACATGGAACAAGTTATCATTTGACAATACACTACAAATCGTTTGACAcatacttgattttttttactaaaaaataaaaagcacaaCAATATAAAAgatatagaaaagagaaaagaaaaaaaaaaagagaacttgttattcttttttctttttttttctacaataaGAATATTTAGTATTTACGGGTCTAATGCACACTTGCAAGTTACTCTtatcaatttattttcatttaatgaaagacaaaaaaaaaattgtttttgcaaaaaaaaaaatatgagcactatttttagaatatattaattaaggatACTCTTATACGTTTTAACTAATTTAAATGTGCATTTAAGTTAAGAATATGAGCACTATTTTTAGaatatattaattatctattttaGCTTTATCTTTTCAAAATGGGGCCGTTATAGGGTTAGATAAAGTTTATTAGTGGGTGAAAAAGTAAAAACGGTTTTTCACAATTTAACTTGCTCGCTCGCTGGCTCACAGCTCACTCTTTCATCCACTCTATCGACTCGCATAAACAAATCCATGCTTACCAGTGTGAGCTGAATGAAATTACCCTAGTAACCCTACTGCGCCGAAACACCAATGCCCGCGTGCCCGTCTTTTTGCCAAAACCCGGTGCCCTCTTTCGTCATCTCAGAAATATACACTGCTCTCCTCTTCGTCTtaccatttcatttcatttcgcATTTGGAATCAAATCAAAGGAGAAAGCAGAGTTACTTTTCCGATTAAATCAAAGAGGAAAACGGGAAATTCCGGCGGAAAATGGAGCACCCGTTCTTCATGAACCCTAATTCCAATCGGGCCGAGGCAATCCGATGGCTGTCAATCGCGGAGAAGCTATTGAACAATCGTGATCTAGTAGGGTGCAAATCGTTTGCGACCCGGGCCCGAGATTCGGACCCTAGCCTCGTACAGGCGGAGCAAATCCTCGCCATCGCCGACACTCTCATCGCCGGCGAGAAGCGGATCAACAACCAGCACATCGACTGGTACGGTATCCTCCAAGTGGCTCCCAACCAGAGCCATGATTCCGAGTTCATCGCGAATCAGTACCGCCGCCTCGCTCTCCTGCTCAATCCCCAGAAGAACACGCTCTCCTTCGCCGATCAAGCCTTCCGCCTCGTCGTGGATGCATGGTCGTTGCTCTCAAACCCTTTCAGGAAGAGCTTGTATGATAAAGAGCTCGGGTTCTTTTTAAACCTCAACCCGGACCCGGTTCATTCCGCCCCGAATACGGTATCTTCTGTGCAGCAGCCCAGTGGGTTTAATGTCTTCCCCAATTCCAGCAGAGAGCAACAGCAAATCTTCTTTGGTAGTCGAGAACAGCAGCCAATTAGCTCGGGGCAATCAGTGACGTTTCTTTCTCGAGACCCGGTTCAACCTGTGACCTCCATGCAGCAGCCAAGCTCGAGCAGAGAGCAGCAACCGCAACCGCAACCGCAGCCGGTAATGTTTCTAAATCGAGACCAACAGCCGCCGGTTACTCCTGTCCCGGCCGCGAACAGAGACCCACAGCCGCCGGTGACCTATATGCCGAGCTCGAGCAGGGAACCAGTGCAAATTTCCTTTGGGGCAAGCCAACGTCATTCCGAACAGCCACCGGTAGTAGCTTCATTGCAAAGCCCCGCCACTGAGCATCAAAGGAACAAGCAGCCACAGCAGCAAACTGAGGGCTCTGTAGGAAACAACAATCACAATCTCTCTGGCAGTTCTATTGGTAATGCAAATAAAGAAACTGGAGTAGAAGAAGAGCCTAAGAGTGACATTCCTAGTTTCTGGACTGCATGCCCATATTGTTATCATATGTTTGAGTACCCTGATGCTTATGTCGACTGTACGTTGCGGTGTCGCAATTGCAAGATGGCATTTCAGGCTATAGCAATCTCATCACCTCCTCCAATTATTGATGGGAAAGAAGCCTACTTTTGTTGTTGGGGCTTTCTTCCCTTGGGGTTTTCTGTGCCAAATTGGGAGAGAAACAGGGATCGAGCAACAAGCTGGAGTCCATTTTCACCTATGTTTACTTGTCCTCGAGGTGGAGCGGGGAATGAAGCTAGTGGGGTAAGTGCAAATTATGCTGCTATGGGGCAGAAGAGTGGAAACACTTCTGGTGGTTTTAATAGTGTAGGGGCATCAAAGGGTGGGGCTAGTCATAAGAGTGTGACTCCAAGGatttatgttgatgatgatgatgatgatgtgctTGTAGGACTATCAGACTCAGGTGAGGAATCAGATGAGGATTGGCGTGGAGAGAAGAGGAAGAAATCAAAAAGCTTGAAGGGAAAAGGGATGAAGACATTGACTCCTAATAGAAGCACTCCGAAACAGCAGGCTGATAAGGGAAAGAATGCCAAAGGCAACACAGGTGAAAATTTACAGGATGGTTTGCGAATTCAAAGTGGTGGTCGTCTCGCAGCTGAGTCAAGTAAGAAAGGTGTTGTGAGTAATACAAGGAGACAATCTGGGAGGATTGCCAAAGACTATGGGAAGTTGGATCTGAATGTGGAGTTTAGTAATGAGGTTGAAGAACATCCACCTGGGATGGATGGGCTAGGAAACGGAGCAGGAAGGGGAGAGGATGATAACATATTTTTTGAGGGTCTTGATGAATTCCTAAGCAGTCTTCCTATACTCAATGTTGTTGGTGAGGATAAGGTTAAGGCTGCTTAGGCCTTAGTGAACTATTGGCGTTTCTATTGTTGTAGTTGTAACTCTAGCCTTGATTTTACATCTTTATGTTTGTAGTATGGAACCAGGTAGAGTTTCCTCGGCGCTGGACTTGATGTATCTTCCTGTAGCTTTTCTGCTGCAAAGTTTGCAGCAATTGTGTCTTTTTCATTCTATCTTTGTAGTTGCAATAATTAATCTTTTCTTTCGGTCTCCATAGTCATGCTACAATGGTTATTTGGTGGTTTTAGTTTTGGCTACATACtccattattttttgtttcctaGAAGATTAAATGGATCCTATCACTAAGGGCACTTCTTTGCCTGCTTACCATTCTGTTTTGCAGGAAATTGAGTAGACCCATTTCAGATTATTGAACTTTTTCAGGTAAGCCTCATAATTATTAAGCTCCTGTCTTGGTTTTTGACTTTCATAGACAAATTTTTGCTCCTTGAGTccttgttcttttttcttttaagttgACAATGTCTCTGCTCTATGCTTCTTTTGGCAAATTTGAAGTTTAAGGTTATCGATTATTGCTAAACTTAGGTTTCTGTTATAGTTTTCTGATTTGGCCATTTGAATATAGCATTATAGTGCCATTCATTTTGGTATGCTTGTTAAAATTTCAGCAAAccaagaagagaaaagaaactCTATGTTTTGGGGTGGCATTCAGTTTGTGTTAGTATGGAGTATACACTTAGCAAGTTGGAGATCAGTAATCCAGTTGGTAGTTAACATTATTTCTCATCTGAAACACATCCTGATGACCCATTAGtagttaatattttttctattagCTTCCCTATGCATTAATGAATTGCTGTCAATTCTTTGTTCACAAACTTACTAGTAGGTGATTGAGCTAATTTGCATACATAACGTTTTCTGCAACAGTTTTAGTAGGTGATTGACTTTATGACAATAGAAACATACAAGTTTGTCTTCCTATGATATATTTTGCTTTGTTCTGAAGCAATGTGTGTTTTTCTATATGTTAGTAATTTCCAGGAATCAATAAACAATTATTCAATATTGAAGTTGCTTGGTTACCCATGCATAATTGACAGGATGTTGGAAAGACTACTATGACTTTGAGGAATTGATTCTTGAACATGAGAAGAATAACTCTTGTTTGGACAATAATTactctgcaaaaaaaaaaactgtgttCTCATTCCATGTAATGCAGAATCTGACTGTGTAATATCAAGTTGAATGTAGTAGTAGTATACTTCATCAAGTATGAGATgtattatttgtaattaataaataatatgttttCCTTACAGCTCAAACAAGAAGGGCAATGACTGGGAAAATATTTGTGTTCCTTGATAAAGAAGCTTGGAAGCTATTCAAGAAATTCAAGCTGGCTTCAAAGCTACCTGGGCTATTTGTCTATTTCAGGTGAGTGTTGTTGAGAAGTTGAACCAACACATTGTTCTTCCTACCAACTAATCTCAATGTTTCTTCCTGCTCTCCACATCCCACTTCTATATAAGCTTGCCCAGATACAACCCCAGACCATAACTCTCTAATCCAAGCTGAAATAGAACAAAACATCTCCACCAAGAATGGCTCATCATCTCAACCCATCCTTTCTCCTGCTTTTCTTGATCACTCTGTCACCGGCGCTCGTACAAACCGAGGCCAGACACCTTCTGGAGATCACATTGCCTGAAATCCCAACATTGCCAAAGCCTGAGCTGCCAGAAATTCCAAAACCAGAGCTACCAACATTCCCAAAGCCTGAAATCCCAGAAATCCCAAAACCAGAGCTTCCAGCATTACCAAAGCCTGAAGTCCCAGAAATCCCAAAACCAGAACTTCCAACATTACCAAAGCTTGAAGTCCCAGAAATCCCAAAACCAGAGCTTCCAACATTACCAAAGCTTGAAGTCCCAGAAATCCCAAAACCAGAGCTTCCAACATTCCCAAAGCCTGAATTCCCAGAAATTCCAAAACCAGAGCTGCCAACATTCCCAAAGCCTGAAGTCCCTGAAATTCCTAAACCAGAGCTGCCAAAGAAGCCATGATTTCTTGAATGCTCACTTGAGCGTGCGCACACACATATTCTCCAGGATTCTCAGATTATTTACACTTTATGATTGATACATTCACTATATATTCCCGTCTTGAACGAATGGATGCACGATGTTCTCTACGTGCAGTGTGTTAGGACTTAGATCATTCATCATCTGTAGTCTGTACTACTCATCTTTGAATTTCGTACTTTTAGTGTGTTTCATTTACATGTTTTATTGCCTTTAAATTCAACATCTATTCAATGACTATTGTTTGCTTGAAGAAACATTAGCAAGGTAAAGAAAAGGAGGCATTCATTTCTGGAAGTGCCAATATACATCAAAAGCGGTCAATAGATTTGGGTAAATAAGAAAAGATTAATTGAAATTGCAAATAAGAATGATAAATGAGTTTCATGCTATCAATGGAGTTGGGGTGTAGGCCCAGAGTAAATTGGGCTTGGACCCACAAACTAAGCGAGTTACATGAGCGGAcccgtgtgtgtgtatatatatatatatattattacctaACTCCgtgcaatcgttatatcgtggaccaggatTCACAGTGTATTGTAGACCCTGATCCAAtttacagaatttgacttcataaggtacagaattcatgttcataatacacaaaattaacataatatacatGCACAtcatagaattgaaattcataatgtacaaaattatatagaTGAGGACACATATattcataacataatacacatgctttgcatgtatttattttaaaatatcgtgttatgaattttgtaccttatgaAGTCACGCCCACGATATAAATTACCAAGCTTGGGGCTAAAACACATACCTATAAATAGAGTTAGTGATGCAGGCTCATTATGAATTGTGCCTTGGTCCATACCTAGAAACTGATCGAGACTGGTTGTTTgaatatgtataaattatataattgatacaagtatataaaaataatagtgtagatataaaaaaaaggttttgtaaaaaaaaaaaaaaattaggtacacaaaaatgatattgtaaGTACATAAAAACGgtattaacaataattaatcTATATCCTCACAGTAGTAATTTATTAACCTAAAATAGTAAACTTATCTACTTATAGTATTGAATTTATGAACGTACATATTAACTTTGATAAGCCAATTTATATAGctaaaataatgaatttatgtaaatgtatatttttataagcaaaaaatatgaatataattataatttttttttgaaaccaaatataattataatttaaaagatCTAAATTAGAGAATTTTGATGATATACTCTCTCTGTCTTATTTACTAattattggtcaaatcaacttgttcttcattgtttatttttctttaataatttttaattaattttaaatttaatttttatatttaatagtacttttaatatagtttctaaatatataaattttatacattaatattaaatttaatattatgaaaaattgaatagaAAATAACTCTAGTCAAGTCTCATTAACTGAACcgaagaaataaaataaaacgacTGAATATGTGAattcaacttaattaattacacGTCCCGGAGCCCCGTGAGGTCTCCGTTGATGTCTAGTTTCGGGGTTTCCAGCTCCCTTCTACtcaaaaaaacttaattaattacacAACTTGTCGAAGTTTACAACTTGATCCatgtataatttgcccaaaattaattattcatgccatttttctttctctctttaaTGAAAATTCCATAACGGCTGCCGGCTGCCTTCTTTCTTGCTTCAACCCATttgacagtttttttttttaaataaataatatatataatatatatataaaaaagcatCTTTGAGTATatagaatttttaatttagtcattgacaATCAACTCATCTAAAATATCCACTATAAAAAGAATTTACTCATTTTAGTAATTCAGATgataaaattgaatattattatttttaaaaaaaaataaaattgcaccCACTACTTGGGCAAGCACCCGTTTCGAAATCACCCGAAGAAACCAAGGGCCACGTAACAGAAACATGTACTCCACCCATTTATTCAAGAGGAAGCAATTATAGTGAAGACTTTACTCCACCTACCTATTCAAGAGGAAGCAATTATGGTGAAAACCACACTCGATGTTGCATGCGTTAATATATGTAGGAAACTTTTCATTAGGCAATAACATGCTCTAATTATTCTTGTATGCAACACCCTAAGCAATACAACTctgattatttttcaaatattatcTGGTAACATATTTACCATCACTGTGCATTAGATAAAAATCATGCTCATGTATAATAGCAAACAATAAATCACACAAAAGCGATAAATCGCACTAGAAAGATCTTGTGAGATGAGTGACTGGGAGGGTGTTGGCA encodes:
- the LOC116029382 gene encoding uncharacterized protein LOC116029382 produces the protein MEHPFFMNPNSNRAEAIRWLSIAEKLLNNRDLVGCKSFATRARDSDPSLVQAEQILAIADTLIAGEKRINNQHIDWYGILQVAPNQSHDSEFIANQYRRLALLLNPQKNTLSFADQAFRLVVDAWSLLSNPFRKSLYDKELGFFLNLNPDPVHSAPNTVSSVQQPSGFNVFPNSSREQQQIFFGSREQQPISSGQSVTFLSRDPVQPVTSMQQPSSSREQQPQPQPQPVMFLNRDQQPPVTPVPAANRDPQPPVTYMPSSSREPVQISFGASQRHSEQPPVVASLQSPATEHQRNKQPQQQTEGSVGNNNHNLSGSSIGNANKETGVEEEPKSDIPSFWTACPYCYHMFEYPDAYVDCTLRCRNCKMAFQAIAISSPPPIIDGKEAYFCCWGFLPLGFSVPNWERNRDRATSWSPFSPMFTCPRGGAGNEASGVSANYAAMGQKSGNTSGGFNSVGASKGGASHKSVTPRIYVDDDDDDVLVGLSDSGEESDEDWRGEKRKKSKSLKGKGMKTLTPNRSTPKQQADKGKNAKGNTGENLQDGLRIQSGGRLAAESSKKGVVSNTRRQSGRIAKDYGKLDLNVEFSNEVEEHPPGMDGLGNGAGRGEDDNIFFEGLDEFLSSLPILNVVGEDKVKAA
- the LOC116029383 gene encoding protein PELPK1-like, yielding MAHHLNPSFLLLFLITLSPALVQTEARHLLEITLPEIPTLPKPELPEIPKPELPTFPKPEIPEIPKPELPALPKPEVPEIPKPELPTLPKLEVPEIPKPELPTLPKLEVPEIPKPELPTFPKPEFPEIPKPELPTFPKPEVPEIPKPELPKKP